TTAAGATTTCACTGTAATTCGTTCCTTGGTGTAACACGTTGTATTTGGGTTTGTAGATTCAAGATTTGCTTGTCAACTTTTTGAACATTGTGGTGAGTTTTGACACTGATTTTGGTGGAATTCGGGTTGTTTATCGCTCTGGCGTTGGTGAGGCTCGTGGTGTCGAGCTTCGTAATGTTATGGAAGCCATGGATGTAAGTTTCTGTTTGTTCAATGCAGTGAGATGTTGTTATGTGCTATTTAATTCTTTATTCTTAACTAACTGAGTGTATGAATGTATGATGATATTCATTAGCAAACTCGCTAAATTTAGTGTATGATTTGAGTATTCCATGGCTAACTTGAGGATTCATTTAGCTGCCATTTCCTAGAATTTATAGTTTTCAATTGTCATTTTCCCAGGTGCTAGGAATACTTGATTATGGGCTTGCAAGGACCGCTGACTTATTCATCAAGCATGTCATTGCTCCTGCAGTGAAATTTAACTCCCCTGTTTCGTTTCTGGAAGAATCTAGTGGTAGCTTGGTCGAGAGCAGTGACAAAATCTTGAAGATAGTCTCAAGTCTAGAGCCGAAGGTAACATCAATGATATAAATACTCGTATAATAAATTTGGTCCCTTTTCACTCAAGAAATTGTATGTATATTGAGTGCCAAAGCAGACAAGCAAGATATAAGAAATCAGGAAGAGCATTAAAGAATTTGGTGATTGGTAAATTTTAATTAGTCAGTAACACACTAAAACATTAGACTACGTTATTCAAGGAAAAGAACGCAGCATGCTATAGCCTGTTAGATTAACCCCTTTTTTTGATGTAGACAGATGACATTGATAGCGATGCTCTATTCTCAAGAATGACGGTAGTTGTTAAGTTTATCCACCAGTATATATGTCTTGAAAATGGTCCTTGGATGCGTTGTTTCGGAAGGTTGCGTGGCCAAGAATGTCTGAGCTTATTATTTCTAACTTCCTCTCAAAGGTAAACACTTCAGCTTTGTCATCCATGTTTCGTTTATGCTCAACTTCACTGCATGCATCATGTAAATACTTTTTTCCATGTATGTTGATAGCTGGTTGGTGTGGGacgtgggggggggggggggggctgaTGTTCACCTGATACCCTATCTCTAGGTTTGATTGCTTAAGATCTTCAACGCGAATTCATAGTTTTCGTTGGtcttttgtttttatttctttAAGTGTAGTCTGACCTCTCTTTGCAGTGTTGAATCTTTTGTATTCTGTATTCTCAGGTTGTCCCTGATGATGCTTCAAAGTTAGTTGATTTTCAGAAGATCATGAACTCTTCTTCTGAATTTGAGATTGTTTTACAGGAGAttatgttcatttccaaatctGATAAGAATGATGAAAGATTAAGCAACTTTGCTGATAACGTGGAGGTACACTTTGCTGTgaggaaaaagagagaaatgCTGGCAAATGCTAGACAGTTGATTCTACGATGTGACTTTACTGTTCCAGAAGTCAACTCTCATTCAACCTGTCTTATATCTTTGTGCTCATCTGCTGGAATTACGTACTAACAATTAGCTCTCAGGAGTTTAGCAGCAAATGACCTAAGTTCGGAAATAACAGATACACTGATTGTGCTGTCAATTTGCTATTTTCGTCAGAGAAGTGTATAGTGTCCCTTGCTGCTTGTCAGTTGATGAAGTTGGTGCATCAAACACTTCAAGTAAGATAGTTATTTCTGGCTATTATTCTGACTTGTTCACTTGTTTATATTAATCATTATTTATAATCACACTAAGCTTTCATTTTGACAAATTATGGTGGAATTGTACCTAACAGTGGTCTTTGTGATGTTAAGGTATCACAACTAGTATGTTTTCTCAATGTGATACATGGATCATTCTGATTAGCGGATAAACCCCATGAAATTTTAAACTTGACATGTTTAAGAGTTACTTCACATGAACATTTTGCTTCACCATTTTATCACAGTTATACCTACTATCCTGAGTCCCTGACTCTGGGCAGGATTGATATCTTGCTGATTGCATGTTATAAGACGGCATATATGACTTCTTGATAATTCTTGTGTGTAGGATGTTTGTTTGTCATCCCCAAGAGTGGCGTTGGAATTCTATCATGCTGCAAGGGATGTTCTGTTGCTGTATGAAGCTACCATTCCAATCAAGGTATTCATGTCGTGGAGTTTTTAAATCATTGATGTGAGAACTTCTGCATCACTAATGACCATTACATGCCTACAAGTATGCTCACTTTTAGGAAGCAATGCTTTTTTCTTGAAGTATGCTCACTTTTAGGAAGCTTCATTTGCAAATACTGTTATTAGGATTAGGTTATGGTTCTTGGCTTCCTATTGGAGTATGCTCACTATTCATGTCAtctttttattctattttgagatCTCTGCCTGTGTAGTTTGCATACTAATTGTTGAGCTCCTTGTCACTATTTAgtcataaaaattaatgacCCTTTCTTTCCCTTTTGTTTACAGAGCTATGGGGGGTTTTTGTGCTGTTACATATCTAAGTTTTGCCCACAAGGGTTAAAGCAAGTCCTTGTAACAGGCGGAATTCCATCAATTAAGGATGGATGTAATGCAGATGCCGTATATCATGCATGCTTTGAAAAGATTGTGCGACAAAATGAGAAATATTACGCGACAAAATTATATACCGTAATTCTTTAGTCTTCCcaatttcttcttttctttgttCGTTCCCTTAATTCCTCTGTTTTACACAGGCTTGAGAGAGCCTGGGATCTGTAGTGCAGCAGCTACCCCCAACTAAGCCCCCTGTGAGAATGACATATGTCAGACGTAAGAGGAAGGATAAATCAGGAATTACAACTTAATGGTGTCAGCATTCTGTTAGAAAATACCGTGAGCAGCAAGTTGGTGATTGTCACGCATGAGAGAGGAGTTGTCAGAGCTAGCACTATAAATAAGGCAGGAGCCGTAAAAGAATGTTATGTGATATATTCTGTCTTTTTCTTGTCCTTCTACCTCAGTTGTATGCACCATTGGTGATTTAATAGCTTCAAATACAACTATTTCTATCCTAGCCTTAATATTATTACCTTTGTTTCTGGGTACAGATTTGCATCCACTAATTCCATAACAAACTTGGAGTTGGTGGAAAAACCTGACTCCTTGGTAGGAGTTCGACCTGCTGTTTCTGGAGATGGAACTGCGTTAGAAGTACTCATTAAGTGGGATAACCTGCCAGATTATGAGGCAACTTGGGAAGATTTCCTTGCCGTCCAGACCAGATTTCCGGCTTTTcaccttgaggacaaggtgACTCTATTATTTACTTGGTATGACAATTATTTGCTTGAAACTTTGATGGATGGCAGTTTGATAATTGGGGGGGTTTCAACACGAACCCACTATATGCGATACTTTGGTATCTTTGGCAATTAAATAATATCCTTGTTTTGTTTACCTTAATATTGATCTATGATCATGTCCTATTTCCCTATATGATATTTAATATTCTAGACCAATCAAATAAgctttaaatttattttgttgacAGTGGACAAGGGAGACAAAGTTCCCACATGCTGTATGGAAGGCTGGTCATGGTCTAATTGCTCTTCTTTTGTGAAACTTTGATGTTGTTAATAATATATGGCTTGAGCCCTTTCCTGGGAGGTTAGTTATTTTGTAACCTTATTTTCTTTTGCTGATATATTTTCCACTTTTTACGGGAAAGCTTGCGAAGTTGCAATttttaaagaatatgatttaacAATGACGATAGTTAGAACTCAGACACAGTTGTCTCTTTGAATGAAAACTCATCTATAGCTTGTGAGTTGCTATcggtctaagtaacctaatattaagtatattaaacatttaaagagtttagaataccaatctaagttcatggGTTAGAGTtagggagcaaaaacgactataacagtcaaaatatgacctataatgatcattaaagtcttaaacgcgcataacttgaccaaagtagatgagaataattctaagtaacctaataagaagaatattaaacatttaaagggtttaaaataggaaattttgtgaaacactacctttaagtttggtggttttgtgaattgctaccttatataaactttttttaatttaactaccttataagtttggtttgtttgactaacactaccatttgacgtttttcgttaatgttttccgtcgtgtatttcttctattcttttaaattaaccctaattttatgatatatatatattattttgttaggTTTGCATTTCAATGAGTGGAGATCCTTTCACCGATgagcaaattgatgaaatacGAGACAAATGGGCATCATACTTCACCGAACATTGTGTGTAATTAACGCTTCATTGATCTCTTCTTGTGGATGTTTCGTGCTACTAAAATCATATATAATtgccttattatatttttggtgcaATTTTGTAACGTACGAAGTGTAAAAGATATAGTTATTATAGATTTGAAACTATTTAggtggtttatttttttaaacatATATATGATGGTTAACTTATATGTAAAAATCAATGTTTCGGAAAGTTATTGGTGGTTGATGACACTTTTGAACGTTGTATAAATGTGGCGTGAGTACAGGTCTACATTTTTGGGATTGTTGAGTATAcgaaatatatattatttattaaaaaaatatattatttattcgcGGCGTATAAACTTCTGCCATTTTACCAAAGTTTGAGGCGTTCAGGTAGAAACGCCgcaattcaattcaaatattTTGAGGCGTTTTTCCCTAATTACGCCGCAAATGAATGATTGATTTGAGGTGTTTTTTAACGCCGCAAATCAATACAATTCATTTGCTGCCACTCTATTTGCTGCTACGCCTAAAACGCCGCAAATCAATATAAAAGTGACGCCTCAAATcaatatttttctactagtgtcagGGGGTTCAGTAGTATTTTGCATCTCCATATCACCTCCTGTTAATTCTTTGAAACCCAATTCTGCAGGCAACACAGTAAATGGGTTGCTAGGGCTCAAAGTCCTCATTCTAGACAATCCCTTAGTCCTTCTTGTCACAATTTTCCATGGAGTAGGATCAGATACATTGTTAACAGGCAACTCAGGAGTGTGCACAGCATTAGGTTGCTCCTGTTGTTCTGACACTGGATGTGCTTGTTGGACAGCTTTAGGAACCCACACCTTTTTGGATACAGGTTTTGGTACTAGTggtttagcctttttagtacaATCATGGCCTGCAGTACAGCAAACTTTACAATATTGTGGCAACCAGTCATAAGTAACAGCTTGCTTGAACATCCCTCCCTTTGAATCCTCTATCCAGACACAATCAGGCAATGGGCTTGTGATATCCATTTCTATCAACACTCGAGCAAAAGATACTCTATCTTGCCTAGTAGTGCATTCATCAGCAAAGAGTGGCACCCCTAACAGACTACCAATCCTGCTTAGTGAATCACACCCCCAACAATTGAGTGGCAGATTAGGAAATCTCACCCACAAAGGGATAACCCTAAGTACTTCTTCATAGAAATTAAAGTTTGCTGTCCAGGGTTTAATGATAACTGGTTTCCCATAAAATGTATAAGGTCCTCCTGCAATAATCTGGTTTCTGTCCTTCATGCTCACAAACATGATGATGAAGTAACCATCATCATGGTAAAACACCTGAGGCTGAGCAACAGAATTCCACATCCCTTCCATATATCTTTTCACAGAAGCTATAGTAGGGGAATCCCCTACCACATACATCACCATAGATGATTTCCATTTCTCAGTGAGTTCATTCATTTCATCCTCCTGCAATTGAGCAATTTTCTTCCCATCCTGCAGCACAGGTGTAACAAATGATAGGGACGCCCCTTTTGAAGCCATTTTAGATCCAGTGAACAGATTTTTCCATGGTTCTTTAACAATCGGAGGTTCAACTACCCCAGGTTCAGTGTTATTTCCCCCAATATCCCCAATATCAACAGATTCTCCATTCCCCTGAGGGTTAGTTCCACCCACAGTATTATTACAACCAACACCCAAATTCTGATCCAATAACAAAATAGTATCATGAAGTTTGCGTGGAATCATACCAGCCGAAGGGTGGACTAGAGGAGAATGCATCAGCTCCTCGCCATCTGAGTCAAAAACCAGAGCATCTGGGTTTGCATTTTGGGCATCATTTTGAGTAGTACTGGTGCCTGAAGTGTGAGAACTTACTGAGGGAGACTTCGCTGCAACTTTCGTCGTAGAAATATTCAGTATTGCTTTCTTCTTCCTCGCCATCAATGGAGTTGGTGTACGTTAGTAGTATCCCTTAACGTGCGCCCAGCtcgagagagaggagagagttTTTGCTAGCCGTATTGATAGATGTTACTTTCTTTTCTACATCTGCACTTAGATTCAGTTCAATTCTCACAAATTTATTACCAATTACCAAACGATCAGTAAGAGTCCCATGATATCTTTATCTTGTacttcgttttttttttgttaagatAAGGAAGAGTACCCCTAAAGGAATACTAAAGAAAATCTGGTGCCCATCTAAGTAGATGAACACAATTAAGAGGGAATGAATGTCTACTTTAAATTGCCATCGAATTGATTAGTTTTCTcaaagaaaaaccaaaaagaataaataaataacaaactGTAATTGCCGTTGCACCCGTGTTGAATTATTGCATTCATTTTCAGCGGCAAGGATATTTGTTTGGAGTTCGGACTAGTCTACACAGTTGGTCCCTAACACAAATCGGCTAGCTGCATAGTGCATAGAACCAACAAATTTTTTTGGGGTGATTTTGTCACTATTTTTTGTGAAATTTGTTTCTTACTCCCTAGTCCGTACAAGCTACAGGGCATATAAAAATACTATCAAGTTTTAAGTTCAAATTCAAGTGGCAAATAAGGGTAATAAAAACACTATGTTAATTAATCTCTCGATTTTCTTAGACCTCGTTATAGTTTGTGATTTGTTTTTTGGTTTTACTGCGAAGAGTTCCTAGCTGAGGTTTTTTCAATACTCGAGACATTGGTTAAGGAGTAAAATGTCTTTAATCACTCATGATAATTTCAATTAGAtataactagattttagcccgtgcgatgcacggcttctattaaattattatttttaaataaaaatcttatgtatataccacttttatatattagattagattagtttttgattttgcattgaatttcattttagatttttttttaattatgagagtgtttgtttttgttgtatatgcataatattaattaatttcattttagcccgtgcgatacacggattctattaaattgttatgtttaaataaaactcctatgtatataccaattttatatacttcgtattagattaaattagtttttgattttgcattgaatttcattttagattttttttaaaaaaaatttatgagagtgtttgtttatggatgaaattgtatatgcgtaatattattaattaattaattaaaaaaatatctacgtggcgtttaattatttatatacgtggcactcgacttttttaattcaaaattaattttgaaatcttatttttcattggccgacaccattagatttcctacatgGCGTTCTAATATTGgataatgaattttatttattttattttagattagtgttttattttgaatgaattttattttagatttttttttaaaattattatagtgtttgattttagatggagttgtatatgttagtaattaattaattaaaatatctacgaggcacctaattaattatctacgtggcacttgatttttttaattaaaaaagaaattagagatcttatttttcattggccgaaaccattagtaatcctaggtggcgctctattctttcaacaaatatgcctcctttatatatgtactaGATTAGGTACCGCGCACGCAcgaatatttaaaaattattatttgatcatcttttttataaattttttaattgaa
This sequence is a window from Spinacia oleracea cultivar Varoflay chromosome 1, BTI_SOV_V1, whole genome shotgun sequence. Protein-coding genes within it:
- the LOC110789232 gene encoding centromere/kinetochore protein zw10 homolog is translated as MSELIISNFLSKVVPDDASKLVDFQKIMNSSSEFEIVLQEIMFISKSDKNDERLSNFADNVEVHFAVRKKREMLANARQLILRCDFTVPEVNSHSTCLISLCSSAGITY